The Apium graveolens cultivar Ventura chromosome 6, ASM990537v1, whole genome shotgun sequence genome contains a region encoding:
- the LOC141666091 gene encoding uncharacterized protein LOC141666091: MANRMSQWQMPKFTKDNYENWCIRMKAILGVNDVWEIVEKGLEVPENEANLNQVQKDQLQAQRKKDQKVIMIIHQCLDDSMLQKVASATTSKKVWDTLKSSFSGDAKVKRVRLQTLRGEFEALRMKESESISDYFSRVLTIVNQMKSNGEEVSDVRVIEKVLRSLDSKDIDKMTIDELMGSLQAHEEKMLKKEPIEQALQSKLSFKDNNGRYMRSQRGLGQGRGRGFLYGQGRGRGQQREES, translated from the coding sequence ATGGCAAATAGAATGTCTCAATGGCAAATGCCAAAATTCACCAAAGATAATTATGAGAATTGGTGCATTCGTATGAAGGCGATCCTTGGAGTAAATGATGTGTGGGAAATTGTGGAGAAAGGATTGGAGGTGCCCGAAAATGAAGCAAATTTGAATCAAGTTCAAAAAGATCAACTTCAAGCCCAGAGAAAGAAGGATCAAAAGGTGATCATGATCATTCATCAATGTTTGGATGATTCTATGTTACAAAAAGTGGCTTCCGCAACAACGTCAAAGAAAGTTTGGGATACTCTCAAATCTTCTTTTAGTGGCGATGCTAAAGTAAAGAGAGTTCGGCTACAAACACTTCGTGGCGAGTTTGAGGCTTTGCGAATGAAGGAATCCGAATCAATCTCGGATTATTTTTCAAGGGTCTTGACCATTGTCAATCAAATGAAAAGCAATGGAGAAGAGGTAAGTGATGTTCGTGTTATTGAAAAAGTTCTTCGTTCACTTGACTCTAAAGATATAGATAAAATGACTATTGATGAGCTTATGGGATCATTACAAGCCCATGAAGAAAAAATGTTAAAGAAGGAGCCAATTGAACAAGCCTTACAATCAAAGTTATCTTTTAAAGATAATAATGGAAGGTATATGAGGAGCCAAAGAGGTCTTGGACAAGGACGTGGAAGAGGATTTCTATATGGACAAGGAAGAGGTCGTGGCCAACAAAGGGAGGAAAGTTAA